From the genome of Mastacembelus armatus chromosome 5, fMasArm1.2, whole genome shotgun sequence:
TAGTTGCACTGTTTTCTAAAGATAGCGTGCGGTTTGCAAGCTGAAATTCAGTTACTTTATTGTTGTGTTACCAAGTTTGCTGCTGTGAACATGATAGACGAGATGTTGTGCTGTTTCCAGTACGACCAGTATGCAGCGATAATGGTTTTCTGTGACACGATTACAGCAGAGGAGACTAACCTTTGACAGCCTCTGGTTGCACCGATGGCACTAATGTATGTGTCGCCTCTTCATCTTTCAGCCTCGGTGTTTTTAAATACACTGACTCCTAAATTCTATGTGGCTCTAACCGGGACCTCCTCTCTCATATCTGGACTCATCCTTGTGAGTTATCACCtcaatttgtatatttgttttgcACATTGGTTCAGTTATAGttattcacttattttttttttttttttttttaaagatgtttttacttTATGCCACTTAAAGGATAGATTGCTGTAATCAATGCTCCTCTTATTAATAGATATTAAAATAGGCTACCCCTTCCTAATGCACCAGTGTAAGTGATGGTGGATGAAATACACAGTTTATGTAAGATTATTGTGCATCTTTGACAGTCTGATGTAATCAACTGAAGTGGGCATCTTGGAAAATTACAGTCTTATACGTTACATATTTTTGGAAGATCCCTTTCAGTATATGCTTGACTTATCTTACACAGACTGCTGAAGCCCCATATTAGTTTCAGGTAAGACTTTGCAGTGTATTTATACGCAGAAACAGGACTGTGAGTTTTGTCACCTATCACTTACATTTAGACTGATTTAGAAACATATTCTACAAGTGTCAGTCGAAGCTCATAGTGCAATGTTGCAATAGATGTTGTCCAAAGTTCCAGATTTGTCTAGTGCAGTGGTTCATAAACTGATGGGCAGAGTGTTGGAATAAATTTGACGAATCTCTTAGAAATCAAGATTAAGGTCACAAAGATTTATTCATGAAGAAAACTCACTAGGTGGGTGTTGCTCATCACCCAAAATGTCACTCTGTCTTGCTCTTGAGTTTACTGTCATTAAAgtacctttttttgttttgtagcaaTTTAGAATGAGTTTTATAAGTGAAATACGTATTTGTAGCTTTCAAAGAGGAACATGACAGAACCGTTTTGTCGTCACGACAGATATTTGAATGGTGGTATTTTCGTAAATATGGGACCTCGTTCATTGAGCAAGTGTCGGTGAGCCACCTGCGTCCTCTCCTGGGAGGAGTAGAGAGCAGCTCCACGACTGGCCTGTTCTCGTCGGTCAATGGAGAGGCAGAGCCTAGACCCAGTGTTTcaggtaaatatgtgtgtaACACAAACCTTAACAACAATGCTACTCATAATACTACTAACACTAATAATATTTTACCTTGACAGAGTGTAAGGTCTGGAGGAACCCACTGAATCTGTTCAGAGGAGCAGAATACAACAGGTATGTGCTGTTTTCAGATGTGTGTTTCAGAATGCATATAGCAGTGCTTAGCTTGGTTGGCCTTAAGGTGAAACTATTTATAAAGATAAATACCTGCTTAATCATACTGTGTCTATGGTGCTAGATAAGGTCAGTTTTATTTGATTCACTAATTATTATGTAActgtaataaaactgttttttactttactgcacTACAGGTACACCTGGGTAACAGGGAAGGAACCCTTAACATACTATGATATGAACCTCTCTGCTCAAGACCATCAGACCTTCTTCACAGGAGACACTCAGCAGTTGAGGCCAGAGGATGCTGGTGAGTTTTAATCTTACAGAGACTAAATCCCCCACTGAGTAACACCTGCAGAGATATTTCTTACAACCATGCAATTGCAACCTCACATTCTACTGCTTTATTTTCTTGGAAGAGGTTTCTCTGGTGTATTGCAAATGTTCACAACAAACTGCTTTTGGTTTTTTCTCGTAGAACATGGATGCATGCACTTTTTTTATGCCAGGACACTAATGCCATATCCATACTAAGCCTGAGTTCTTCATCTCATTACAGTCATGCAGAAAGcttggagagagagaaatccTCAGGCTAGGATCAGAGCAGCTTACCAGGCCATAGAAATAAACCATGAGTAAGTCCTACTCCTATACTGCTACATATTATCTCTGTAAATGCTCTAGCTCTAAACATAAAGTTGTGATCATGAATTTACATACCCCTGGCAccacctttttttaaaatataaatgatcacATGGAAACCTTTGTTTGTAAGGAAAGTGGCTATATGATGTCTTTAGTAATTGCAGTTCTCATTATGATTTTATAGAGGCAGACGTGTTCTGCAGgttcagttatattttccaaaaaatgtcTCACACTGTGGCAGGGTTATTTAAATTTATGAGCAAAATTGTAATAATGTGTCTTGTAAATAACATCTGACATggtaatgcatttaaaatgcttcAGTTACAggcataaatataaaatgagtATAATTATATGATTTTTATTGGTGGATTCATATGAGGATGGGCTGTTAAAAATTGaaccctttgtgtgtgtgtatctgtatctgtgtaCAGATGTGCTGCAGCCTATGTGCTTTTAGCAGAGGAAGAAGCTACAACTATCACAGAAGCTGAACGCCTCTTCAAAAAAGCACTAACTATTGGCAAGGAGGGATTTGCATATACAGTGGTTCTCATCTATTGTTAATTCTGATGAACAATAGCAGAAAGATAGCAACCTTTAAGAGCAACTACACCCAGTTATAATCCTGCTTGTGCAATATGCTGTGACACACTCTACCACACTTAAATAGTATGCAACTGGACATTGCAGGTAAGTGCGGTTATACTGTAAATAGAAGAGACTGCATAGATCCCCAGTCACCTTTGATGGCGGAACTTACTGCAAGGGCAATATTACATAAATACATCTCTATGTAGTCAAAAggcattttcatgttttgaatttctttaaaatgataagtgttttgtttattaaatggCTCATATTTTATCTTTGCCATCCACAGCTGGAAAAGATATGAACTTACTGGTGTACATTAAACGTAGATTGGCAATGTGTGCACGCAAGCTGGGACGGATTAAAGAAGCAGTGAAGATGATGAGAGATGTAAGTttctatgcaaaaaaaaaagacttcttaACATTTTATAGTCCTTACTGCTGTTGTCTCCAAGCTTGTCGAATTACCCATGCAGCTGAGTAACAAACTGAGGCAACATGCCTGAAGTATTGAAAACATGCCAATTCAATGATAATACTAGTAAACGATATACTGTTATAATGGTATGTACAATGCTTTATCTTTCTGTAGTTAATGAAGGAATTTCCACTGTTGGGAATGTTAAATATACATGAAAACCTCTTGGAGGCACTTCTGGAGCTTCAGGCATATGCTGATGTCCAAGCGGTCCTCGCCAAATATGATGGTAAAACTGATCCAaataaacattcacattttctaTCATCAGCACAGCTTATATATCATGTAGCCTcaatttattgttatttatcgCCACTGTAGACATCAGCTTGCCAAAATCAGCCACTATATGCTACACATCTGCACTGTTGAAAGCACGGGCTGTATCAGATAAGTGAGTTTTCATTTCGGTTCCTGATGTTTCATATCTGTCAGAACTGAACTTTTAAACATGCATAGATGCAGTCTTTCATatgatgtgttttgttgcaggTTCTCTCCAGAGGCAGCGTCCAGGCGGGGGCTTAGCACAGCAGAGATGAATGCTGTGGAGGCTATACACAGAGCTGTTGAATTCAATCCACACGTGCCAAAGGTCAGTCATTAGAGTCTTGTGATTATTGTAGCCCTGTAAATCATATTGAAAACATTGTGACGTGAAGTTACGCTTGAATGAACCTGACTTGATGGTGAGTCAGTCATCTTGAAAAGCCTCTTTGACACCTGCTGTGGAAATGGTTACCTGTGTGTAACCTCCACAGAAATCACAAATTGAATATTCAGTATGTCCACAGCCTTCAAATAGAACAGTCTTCATGCTGTATACCTGCTCACCAGCAGGTGTCAGTGTAGGTGTCCATATTGTAGCTCAGCTAATTTTATCACACTTGTAGTGTTGACTGTGTATTTAACATGTATTTTTCCATTGACCTGTCTTTGATGATATTGAGTAATATtgttacaatttaaaaaaaaaaagtttgccaTCAAATAGGTATATTTGCCTTTAGCTTCTATAGTGCAATGTTTTTAGAATCatatattcattgttttttttagttttgtttgaattttaattaaatttttaaaaaaatttaataactttaaatataAGCATAACAGATACATTGATCACAATAATGGCTCAGCCTGGGCACACATGAGACTACAGTggatctctctctctggccTTTCCCATCAGTTCCCACAGGATTagatgtcacacacactcatgctcaCACAGAGTCAGACACAACTAGTTGTAGCAGAGTTTTGTCTCACATTAGCCTTTGTAGTGTGGTGTTGTTTCATCTCATGGTCTCCTTTTctaagagagagaaagagaatcagtgtgtttgtgtgtgtggagggggtaGACGTCAGCCAAGGACTTTGATCTAGCCTTTGATTATAAAGTGAGGGCCCTCATCTTCAATGTCTTTCCAACTGCTCTCTTCCTATCCTGCCCAGAGGCAGCAGTCCTCTCCTGTATCATCACATACCCTCATCCTGTTGCTTATCCTCTCAAATTGCCTCATCGCCTCTTTGAGCCATACAGAGTCTGAATCTGGAGACCACTGCCAGctttatcaaaatgttttctatGAGTGTTAAATAAATAGCCAACTGATATGATgaatttatattaattaattttaatttataacTCAGCAGTGATGTACGATTATTATTAAACTCATGGTTCACCATATGACTCCGGCATCTTATACTTACTCAGGTGTCACAGCAGAGATGTGTTGAGTTTTTGAAAATGGAGGggtgtttttgctttgtgttctCTGACATGTCTGAATAATGAGTGCACCTGTGACTCTGGCCTTTATAGACACCGACTGGCATGTTGTCCCCTAAAGTATAGTCTGCCCAAGGGGTTTTGTTTAAGGTTGTAGTCTTTTATAGATTTAGGTAAGGCTTTAGgtaatgacattttattaagCAATTAGTCCTTCAGGATTAACTGAGTACTTATGTATtgcataaaatgtgaaaaaaaaaaaatctgacatttaaaTCACAATTAATGTGTTGTTTGACTGTATTAGATTAGAAAAGTATTTTATCAGCAGCATAAACAGCTGTCGACACATAGTAAAAAGCAGCGGGAGTGGATTAAGAACTATTTTTAAAGAGCTGTTCATAAATTAATAATAGCATCAACCTTTGTTACAGCTTAACACCAATGTTACTTCAGATCAGTTAAACATACTGGAACTACAGGTTCTGGACAGCAGTCTGTGGGGAAACATTAAACCCAGTATAATTTTAAGTATACAGAAACATGTATCCTAAATCTCTCATCACAAATGACTCAACAAATCTTCTGTCGGTTTGTGTTTCAGTAGTGAAGAAATACTAGATAGCAGCGTTGGGggatttttttcatcatttttcacCCATTGTCAATGTACCAGTGGTCACTCAAGGCCCGAAGCTCAGCGGTTTGATGTCTAGTCTCCaagatgggggaaaaaaaaaagtggtgcTCACCCATCCCACATTACCATTACTGAGCTGCCTTTGAGCAAGAGTGTTAAATCACAAGTGGAGCTGCTAGGTAACTCAACAGTTCTCAGACCCACCCTCTGTGGACCATACTTTTCTGTATATATTCTGTATGTCTAGAACAAAGTTGTTGACTGAGATTCTGACAGATTAACATTACCATCCCTCATGCCATGATGCTGCCATGATGCTGCCATGATGCTGCCATGATGCTGCCATGATGCTGCCATGATGCTGCCATGGTTAATAAAAACAACCCACAAGCTTCTGCCTGCCACTGCTGAACTAGGGAATGAAGGAACATGGTTAGGTTGTTAGGTCAAgcttgaagtgtgtgtgtgtgctagtgcTATCACGCATGCCAAAAAGATTGTGTATGAATATCATGATAGGCTACATCACAAGAGAAGGCTATGCATACACTAAACCCAACATTCACACTTGTTTGTGCTTCAGTAGCACAGCTGTTTCTGTACAAGCCATCCTCCCACATGACCCCTTTCCCTTTTCCCTCACTAGCTCTCCATCTTGCCCCCATTTCCCTCTTCCCCTTTGCTCCCttctattttcttcttctcttcatctttttgtcctctttttatcttcccctcctcctcttcttgcCCTTTGCACTTGACCCCAGTCAAGCCAGAACTTGTCTGCCCTCAGGAGGCAAGGAGGGTTGGACCTGGTTAATACTTGAATGGGAGACTGCCTTGGAATACCAGGTGCTGCAAGCAAGCATTGGACATCAGGCTAGCAACCCATGCCCATAAAAACCTCATTCTACAAGAAACGATGAGCGTGTTTTCCAATGGGACTTCACCAGCCACTGTGATGAGGaacacaaccaaacaaactcttcttcctcctccaccacctccaccttttTCTCCATGTCTCTCTGTCAATTCCCATCAGCTTCCCCACCAGCCAGTGGTTTAAAAACAGTTTGTCAGACGCTTGGATAGCCGGTCAAGTTTTCTCGCTTCCTGAATTTGCTTTATATTTACTGCCACTTTGGCCCATGCACATTCATTTTGAAGCAGTCAAGGTGACCCAATCCCATCTGCCTTGGTAGTTTATTTCACCTTGGAGAGCATTTTCTCATCTCACCCCATTGTGGTTGATATTCTCTGATCTAGATGGCCTGTCAGGGCTCAGCAATGTGGACCTTTGCTTAGATTACCTCTGAAATTGGCTTTTTGGTTTGCAAATTGAGACAGAGTACCAGTCCTGGGTTTGTTGTGAATTAAGATGGATGAGGTTTGATTCAGCAAAGGAAAGGGGGGGTTGTTACAATTTGTGTTTCTAAACgcctgttttctttcactgcCCACGTGTGTGTGCAGAGCAAAACTTACAGTGTATGTCATTGTTACCTGTGGGTCCCATTGTGAGAGGCAAAGTGCCGTAGATTAAAATCAGAAGGCAGCTTATGAGTTATGCTCTGGGCTTATGATTGGCCAGGGATAAAAGGAGAACACATGAAACTCAATCCCTTCATCAAAGAGGCGACAGGGAGTGGAGAAGTAGACTGAAGAATTGTGTGTGGGAGGGGTGCTTCCATAGGGGACTGAGGTGTCACTAGGTCTAATGCTGTGGCATGCACCGAAGGACAGCTGAGCAGCCAGTCTTTCTAAATTGTTAATCTTAAAACACTGAGGACTTAGGCATACATGGGTGTCATATACTAACAGCATACACAGCAGACTAATACGCAGGTGGAAATAtgagtaaaactgtaaaatatttacatttacctGTAAAATATATAAGTTTAAGCAAAATGACACATTGTATTATCAAAATGATCAAACCTCAAGGGTAAAATGAGCCTAAAAGGGAAACTGGCATTCATTCAGATAATGTGTcttatttttgcatatttaaagtAGTAGTTTTATACAGATGAGAAGTGTGGTAGTGTTTTCTTGCAGAGATAACTGCCTGCCTTAAGCCTTAGGCCAGGGAAGCAGAAGAAGGTGAAAAGTTTGTGCTCAGAATAACACAGGGTAactgagaaagacaaacaagcaGCTTCTGGTTGTGAGCAGCAGTCTCTCCTTGTAATGACTGCAGAATATGTTAGGATGGAAACAGAAGAGGCTAGAAAAAGAGGCATCTTGCATGCTTGAATGAACAGGAGAGAGATCGATGAAGTGGAGTTTCTCACCTGTCAGATGGTACCCTGCTTTATTAAGCCTTTACCTATGAGGGTGGGGGATTCAGGGCCTGGTGAGGAAGGCACAAGAAATTCAAGGAAGCTCTCTGAATATAACATATAACAACAGTAAATATCTAACAGTTATTGCAATGCAAAGTGAGAAATAACGTCAGAAATTGTTTCAGTAGGAGATTAGAAAttatatttaaagtttttttttttttttacttatattAGCTAGTTAGtttttggattgttttgtgtgtatagaTGAGCGATCTGTGTTCACCACTTGCCTGAAGTGTGCAAGGTTGTCGACCGTTTTCTTTAGTTAGACTGAGCATATGTCCGTATGAGACAGTGAAGAGAGAGCAAGAAGATGCAGAGTAAATCAAGATTAGTGGAGAAGCAGATTTGTTCAGGCAGCAGGGTAAGAAGAAGTAAGGAGAATGAGAGGCATGGGTGAGCCAGATTACCAGT
Proteins encoded in this window:
- the st7l gene encoding suppressor of tumorigenicity 7 protein-like — encoded protein: MEDTTGSNPQSLGFTEKLKSWLSWSWTYVCFVWFGMVLIMVYVLWSPLKLQETLTSASVFLNTLTPKFYVALTGTSSLISGLILIFEWWYFRKYGTSFIEQVSVSHLRPLLGGVESSSTTGLFSSVNGEAEPRPSVSECKVWRNPLNLFRGAEYNRYTWVTGKEPLTYYDMNLSAQDHQTFFTGDTQQLRPEDAVMQKAWRERNPQARIRAAYQAIEINHECAAAYVLLAEEEATTITEAERLFKKALTIAGKDMNLLVYIKRRLAMCARKLGRIKEAVKMMRDLMKEFPLLGMLNIHENLLEALLELQAYADVQAVLAKYDDISLPKSATICYTSALLKARAVSDKFSPEAASRRGLSTAEMNAVEAIHRAVEFNPHVPKYLLEMKSLILPPEHILKRGDSEAVAYAFFHLQHWKRAEGALNLLHCTWEGTFRIIPYPLEKGHLFYPYPGCTETADRELLPSFHEVSVYPKKELPFFILFTAGLCSFTAMLAMLTHQFPELMGVFAKAFFSTLFAPLGFFADKMESFMPSSFWHQLTQI